In Paramormyrops kingsleyae isolate MSU_618 chromosome 11, PKINGS_0.4, whole genome shotgun sequence, the genomic window AAAGCTTGAGGAGCTATTTCCCATTCtcctctgcctcccccccccccccccccagcgcttATGCCTCTCTCAGGGTGAGATACCAGGGCGTCCAGCATGTCTGCCAGTGTGCCTCTCTCATGCTTATTTGGGCCCCTGGGGGGGGAGCTGTTCAGGAGCGCGTGGGTTTTCATGAggctgtgtgggagggggggctgcctTTCTTTCAGGAGTTCTGGGCCCTGTAGTTTGTATGGCACTTTCACCTCTAAAAGGATGCAGGTCTGTGTTACAGCCTCATGGCTGGTGtgttgagggggtggggggtggtcgGTGCGGGGGTGCGGGGGAGTTGAAGTGGGTTTCTattcttttatattttttgaTTCGCTTGCTGCATTTCTATTTGCACAGTCGATCCTGGCATACAAAGTGCCTGTTTAATAAACACTGTACgctcatccagctgtttaatTAAATAGTCACTGAGGCAGTTCAGATTGCTGTCACACAGTTAACTGTTAGGCTAACTCTGAGTCTCCTGTGGGACTTTAACCAGGAACCATTTTTGCCGTCAGTTGTGTGGGGATGGATGGAATGAATAGGATCCCATCCTGACTCGCGGTGTGAAGCCCCTTGATTTTAAGACCTGCTGTCTTTTGCCGGGCTTTGTGTAACTGGATGGGGCTCTGCCACACCCTGGAATGTGGCCCTTGCAGACTGGATGCCAGTGGTCAAACAGAGATCTGCAGGACGGGGTGGGGCCGTGCGTGGTCCCCGTTAGAGGGGTGCTGAGACTATCAGGTTAAATTTAAAGTCCCGAGGCATTTCGGAGTCCAGGCTGTTTGTTGATACCTGGCTGCTCGGTGACTCTGAATCGTAAAAATGTCTTATAGCCCTCCGTGCTGGGGGAAGACCGTGATGGGGTTTCTGCTTGGGCATGTTCGATCTCAAGTTTTATTGTCACGGGTGTTTGGAGGATCATCGTGAAATTCTTATGCCACAGTGGCAGGGGAGGGCCGGGTGCACAACAGGCCAGtgggacaaacagcagtgcaatacagtgACATACTTTCCAGACATTATTCTGTGGCATATGGCAATATAAGAAGGAGTGAACAGTAAGTAAGCTACCTGAAAGATTTCATTCGACCTGTGCTGCCGtgctgtaatgctgtgatgaaAATTCACCTGTGGTGTGAATTCCTGCGTGTGGGTTTGGATcagatgtccccacaatgtggcaAAACCTGTCGctttttagcttgtggggaTATTTTTCAGAGCCCCACAATatgtttataaaaatctgtgaatgcaatcaaaaaaaactattttgtttgattacttatggttaaggttagggctgggtaggggttagggttgtcattgttaggattagggttatgtaCATAGAATTGAATggatagtccccacaatgataggaatatatacactgtatgtctgtgtatgtgtgtgtgtgtgtgtgtgtgtgcctgagcGCTGCCTCCCTCCACAGAGCCTGAGCTGGGCGAATCAGGATGGGCGACAAACCGATCTGGGAGCAGATTGGATCCAGCTTTGTGCAGCACTATTACCAGCTGTTTGACACAGACCGGACCCAGCTGGGAGCAATATACGTGAGTTCTGGCTTTCCTTAAGGCTGCTGCCACCTCTCATTGTCAGAAGCAGCGTCTCTCCCACCTTTGAGGCCAGATGCTGGAAGTAAAGAGGGCGACTGTAGCCAAACACCTTGACCAAACCCTACATTCTCAGAAGGGTTGTTTTACCAAGTTGCAAGGATGCAGCACGTTGACAAACATTCTTAATCCAGAGAACTTTTTTGAATTTTCTGACTCAAATACAATGGCACTTTCAACAAGTCCAAGGGCACATGCTGCTCTTAAGCGATTCCCCAGCCTTGACCAGTCAGAGCCACAGTGAGCAGGCTGCTTTTAAGCGATTCCCCAGCCTTGACGAGTCAGAGCCACAGTGAGCAGGCTGCTCTTAAGCGATTCCCCAGCCTTGACGAGTCAGAGTCACAGTGAGCAGGCTGCTCTTAAGCGATTCCCCAGCCTTGACGAGTCAGAGCCACAGTGAGCAGGCTGCTCTTAAGCGATTCCCCAGCCTTGACGAGTCAGAGCCACAGTGAGCAGACTGCTTTTAAGTGATTCCCCAGCCTTGATGAGTCAGAGCTACAGTGAGCAGGCTGCTTTTAAGCGATTCCCCAGCCTTGATGAGTCAGAGCTACAGTGAGCAGGTTGCTCTTATGCGATTCCCCAGTGAGCAGACAGTGAGCCAGTGGGCATGCTGAGGCCCATATGGCGCACGTGTCCTGTCTGCTAAAACATGCAGCGGGGGCTCAAGAGCTCCCCAAGGATCTGGACATGATGGAGCCCATGCTGACaaagacagcaggagagcagcttTATGGCATGAGAAGATATTGAGCCTCTGAAGCTGCTCCTCCAGACCAGAGTGAAAGCTGACGAGACACGTGACGAGGCTTCTTGATGTTTCCTCTAACGCCTGCTGCTCTGTGGCTCATTATCTCAGGCTGTGGGTCTGGATCAGGTTGGCTCCTCCCCCTAAACCCCTCACTCCTCTGTTCCAGATTGATGCATCATGCCTTACGTGGGAAGGACAGCAATTCCAGGGAAAAGCAGCGATAGTCGAGAAACTGTCAGTAAGTCAGCTTAACCCTGCAGACGACATGAAATGGGGGGAGGGCTGCCATCTGGACATCTGTCCCACTAATTTTCTCTACCGCCCCTTCTTGTTTTTGAAGAGCCTCCCCTTTACAAAAATCGCTCACAGCATAACGGCACAGGACCATCAGCCTACACCTGACAGCTGTATACTAAGTATGGTTGTAGGACAGCTAAAGGTGAGAGGTCTGGTTGATTGTCAGTATTGGAACATGCATAATTTATTGAAAAATGTATCTGTGCAAAACTGTTGGTCTTTGTATACACATGTAGAGAGAGcatgcattttaatatttgaACTTAATGCAGATAACTACAGTGGACTGACAGATATGTTGGGATTATATGTGAGTGTGTGGATAACGCCAGGTGGATGAGAGTTTACCAGTGTGTTCCCCTGTCTTAATGCGAGTTTGATCAGGGAGTAACTGTCCAGCCTCTGTTTGTGCAGGCCGACGAGGACCCTATCATGGGGTTCCACCAAGTGTTCCTCCTGAAGAACATTAACGATGCCTGGGTGTGTACCAATGATATGTTCCGGCTGGCGCTACACAATTTTGGCTAAACGTGGGAGGCTGCACACGCGACAAGGGTGTGTGGACGGGGGCTCCCAGCCATTCACCCTCTGCCCGCCCCGCCCCACCTTGTCTTGCCCCACCCCAACCTGTCCTGCCATGACCCCCTCCCACCTCCACCTCTGACATCTGGTTGCCTTTgtggcagtgcccccccccccccaatccatcCACGCCTCTCCAAGAATTGTTCTGCTCCTACACCGGGATCCCAAATGAGCACCGTTCACGGTGGCACTGAATCCGGCGGCCGGGATTGGGCTGCGAAGCCGCCGTGCTGTGTAGTACAGACTGATGCGCTCCATAGCCGCGTCGCCGTGGTGATTCCGCGGTAATGAGCCTCACCTGCTGCGCCGCACTGTCCTGCATGCTGTTGGGATGCTCCAACACCTGCATCTGGGATCTGGGAGATGCCAAGGGAAACAAAACTCTCCTACCTTCacaatattttgtattttaattatattccTGTATTTTTCCTAATCCTTGTTTCCCCGATAGTTCAGTGTGATGTTGCCAGCATGCCTTAGTCATCGTACTTACTGTTTTATTGAAATAAGAAGCTATAATTTTTTAATGCGCTTCATTGGTTGCTCTAGCGATCCAAAGAACCAAACCATGTCTAAACCCACTCTGCTCCCTGCTGACTCCACCTTCctgccctcaccccccccccccctcctctgccAGGATGACGTCTGAAGCCACGACGCAATAAACCGTGACTTTTTTTCTTAATCTTGGAATCTGTGTTATTCCTCCAACCTCTTTTCTGtctttgtcaggttttgtcagcttgtttttgtctgttctttttttttgtgaatctGTTAAAACATATTGTGTGTATGAATGTACATGTGTCAGTGGTATGCTGCTCTGTTGTGCCTTTTAGGCCGCAAAAGCAGGAAGGTGTGCTACTGACATGGGCCTGGAATACAAAACCTGGTGCCTAAAAATCCTGATATGTTCAGCTGTTTCCAAGGGCAATACTGGGAACAAGGCTACTAAGTCTGCCAGTCATAGCCAGGTTTGATTTAGTTTTCAGTGAGATTTGTGAGTTGGTCTCCTGCAGCAATATGTAATCAAGCAGATAAACATTGTATCAATTTAGCGCAGGTGCCGGACGAGTTTTGCTGTGATAAAGGCTTGCATCCCTGAAGGATCAGCACTCCTTTGTATTAGCTTCTTTTTCAGGGacagtgtgtgactcagtgggttaaaAGGCTGTGCCTAAaatcaaatcccagggttggcatagagattttactgttgggcccttgagcaaagaccttaaCACCCAATTTCTCCACAAATAATCTGACCATGCTttctaaaaaagaaaatgtatgtctgctaaataaataaaatgttttttttaattatttagatTGTACTTATTTTGGATAAACAAAACTGCCTTATGCAGAGTCAAATGTAGTTTGACACATTTTTAGACCTGCGTCCATTTTGAAGCGCTAAAATAAGGGGAAAATGTCGAAGGAGAATGATTGATTTATGGTGATTAAAAATATGAAAGCCTGTTTTGGAGAGTGGATGAAGTAATCTCCTTATTCAGCTGCGCAGAACAGATGTTTAAGGCATCGAAATTTTCTGTTATCTTGCATAATGGAATAAAATAGTAagtatgtatttaaaaatggtGTTTGGATTCCGAAATATTTCCAAGTTTGATTCGTTTCATATTTATCAAAACATAAACTGCCATTCCTATAATAATTTTGGGAATCTAGTAAAGTTGACTAGCTGGACTTCAGCTACACTCGAAGTAAATGTGACCCGGTAACGTTCTTTAGAATGGTTATCCTGGTGTTTCGTCAATAATTTTTATCCAAGTTTATTAATTTTCAAGCGGAAAACTTAACCCGGCGTGTGAATTTTGGACAGAAACTATTGGAGCATCATTCGGAACTTTTAGATGAGCTCCGGGTTTCCGACA contains:
- the LOC111847173 gene encoding nuclear transport factor 2 is translated as MGDKPIWEQIGSSFVQHYYQLFDTDRTQLGAIYIDASCLTWEGQQFQGKAAIVEKLSSLPFTKIAHSITAQDHQPTPDSCILSMVVGQLKADEDPIMGFHQVFLLKNINDAWVCTNDMFRLALHNFG